The following proteins are encoded in a genomic region of Deltaproteobacteria bacterium:
- a CDS encoding branched-chain amino acid ABC transporter permease encodes MASLNNKSLMILAGFIGAIGLVPIFIKGEYILNILFLLCLYTILSHSWNILGGYCGQINLGQAAFFGMGSLCCRAVWVAGWPFPIALLCGALSALILACLIGLPTLRLRAHYFSIGTLGVAMIASITVQNVLPGVDFLPADLMSGYNPVTRFYAAFVVVILTIAGVYGINHSKLGLAMLCVREDEEAAAATGINVVKFKVIAMALSTFITGLAGGLFAYYYVSYYYYVPFDLVWSFDPVLIVFIGGAGTIAGPIIGAVGYVILKEIFAINLGQINVLIFGVVFILIVLFLPGGLVGMATKGRQSSKKC; translated from the coding sequence ATGGCAAGCCTAAATAACAAATCCCTAATGATTCTTGCCGGCTTTATCGGAGCCATTGGCCTGGTACCGATTTTTATAAAAGGCGAATATATTTTGAACATCCTCTTCCTGCTATGCTTATATACCATACTCTCCCATAGCTGGAACATTCTCGGGGGGTATTGCGGTCAGATCAACCTGGGCCAAGCCGCCTTTTTCGGCATGGGCTCGCTGTGCTGTCGCGCCGTCTGGGTAGCAGGCTGGCCCTTCCCTATAGCCTTGCTGTGCGGAGCACTGTCGGCCCTCATTTTGGCCTGCCTGATCGGCCTGCCGACCTTGCGATTGAGGGCCCATTACTTTTCCATCGGCACCCTCGGGGTAGCCATGATTGCCTCGATTACCGTTCAGAATGTACTGCCCGGGGTGGACTTCTTGCCCGCCGATCTGATGTCGGGATACAACCCGGTAACCCGGTTTTACGCTGCCTTCGTAGTGGTCATACTGACTATCGCCGGCGTATACGGGATTAATCATTCCAAATTGGGGCTGGCCATGCTCTGCGTCCGCGAGGATGAAGAAGCAGCTGCAGCGACGGGTATCAACGTGGTCAAATTCAAGGTGATCGCCATGGCCCTCAGCACCTTTATCACCGGATTGGCCGGAGGGCTGTTTGCCTATTATTATGTGAGCTACTATTACTATGTCCCCTTTGACCTCGTCTGGTCCTTCGACCCGGTGCTGATCGTTTTCATCGGGGGAGCAGGCACCATTGCCGGACCGATCATCGGTGCTGTCGGCTATGTCATCTTGAAGGAGATCTTTGCCATCAACCTGGGCCAGATCAATGTGCTCATCTTTGGGGTCGTATTTATCCTTATCGTGCTTTTTCTGCCTGGAGGTCTTGTGGGGATGGCGACAAAAGGCAGACAAAGCTCTAAAAAGTGCTGA
- a CDS encoding NAD(P)/FAD-dependent oxidoreductase, whose translation MADKVYDAVIIGGGHHGTTIAPYLAKAGLKVGVFERLDHLGGGAVTEDLPAPGFRGNFCAHFTRYYGHPAYKEFNLREEGLEYTFPDTNEAIIFDDETSYVAYAAFTVIDPMTGESRFNEGNVRKTYDQIARFSKTDAQTYLDLTEKYKDKWRVAYHKYRYSPPTPWGVPDPLEALFDDPKSGLDLPMQFMTCKQLARYFFESDELRILTLRGFLTSWGCFPDDIPGIAIAIATIHLTLGWEPAAIAKGGTQAITNALVSAGKKLGIEYTLNSEVQKVLIENGRAAGIKLMDGTEVSARQMVVSDNASPQLFLRLIGEDRITEEMKRKARVYQFDRGELFWGTVGVHELPQYKAARDNPDVNATPRTYFAPKDLGFMEDKYMHEIFLFGMPSKMFILTAPDSIWDPSRVPEGKHSLHVEEFTCPARLFSRKEWKQMTLEFVDVLFERWAEYAPNMTKDNLIVHRITNPVDIQDTHLDMKEGGWCEGNCSGVQNGRFRGVPGGYRTFVKDLYMCSSGVYGGPGIGRGSSYNCYKLIAEDHGLPAPKY comes from the coding sequence ATGGCTGACAAAGTTTACGATGCGGTAATTATCGGAGGAGGACATCACGGAACGACCATCGCTCCTTACCTGGCCAAAGCAGGCCTGAAGGTCGGGGTCTTTGAGCGCCTGGATCATTTGGGTGGCGGAGCGGTCACGGAAGACCTCCCCGCTCCCGGATTTCGCGGGAATTTCTGCGCCCATTTTACCCGCTACTACGGCCACCCAGCCTATAAGGAATTCAATCTTCGAGAGGAAGGACTGGAATACACCTTCCCGGACACCAACGAAGCCATCATCTTTGATGACGAGACCAGTTACGTGGCTTATGCGGCCTTTACGGTGATCGATCCCATGACGGGCGAATCACGGTTTAATGAAGGAAATGTTAGAAAGACTTACGATCAGATCGCCCGGTTTTCCAAAACCGATGCGCAGACCTATCTCGATCTGACCGAAAAATATAAAGATAAGTGGCGAGTCGCTTACCATAAGTATCGGTATTCGCCTCCCACTCCCTGGGGAGTACCAGACCCCCTGGAAGCGCTTTTTGACGATCCTAAAAGCGGCCTGGATCTCCCCATGCAGTTTATGACCTGTAAGCAATTAGCCCGTTATTTCTTCGAAAGTGATGAGCTGCGCATATTAACTTTGAGGGGATTTCTCACCTCCTGGGGTTGTTTTCCCGATGATATTCCCGGTATCGCCATTGCCATCGCCACCATCCATCTGACCTTGGGCTGGGAACCGGCCGCCATTGCCAAGGGCGGCACCCAGGCCATCACCAATGCCCTGGTTTCCGCCGGAAAGAAGCTCGGCATAGAGTATACCCTGAATTCCGAAGTCCAAAAAGTCCTGATCGAAAACGGCCGGGCCGCGGGCATCAAGCTCATGGACGGCACGGAGGTTTCCGCCAGGCAAATGGTGGTGTCGGACAATGCCTCCCCGCAGCTCTTTTTAAGGTTGATCGGCGAAGACCGGATCACAGAAGAGATGAAGCGGAAGGCCCGGGTCTACCAGTTCGACCGGGGCGAGCTTTTTTGGGGAACGGTGGGGGTCCACGAACTGCCGCAGTACAAAGCCGCCAGGGATAACCCCGACGTCAACGCCACCCCCCGCACTTATTTCGCCCCCAAGGATCTCGGGTTCATGGAAGACAAGTACATGCATGAGATTTTCCTTTTCGGCATGCCCTCCAAGATGTTCATCCTGACGGCCCCCGACAGCATCTGGGACCCCAGCCGGGTGCCTGAGGGGAAGCATTCCCTGCATGTCGAAGAGTTCACCTGTCCGGCCCGGTTGTTTTCCCGGAAGGAATGGAAACAGATGACCCTGGAATTTGTGGACGTGCTGTTCGAGCGCTGGGCGGAGTATGCTCCCAATATGACCAAAGACAACCTGATTGTTCACCGCATCACCAACCCGGTCGATATCCAGGACACACACCTGGACATGAAGGAAGGAGGTTGGTGCGAAGGCAACTGCAGCGGTGTTCAAAATGGTCGTTTCAGGGGGGTCCCCGGGGGATATCGGACCTTTGTCAAGGACCTCTATATGTGCTCATCCGGCGTCTATGGCGGGCCGGGCATCGGACGGGGCTCGAGTTATAACTGTTATAAACTCATTGCCGAAGACCATGGGCTGCCGGCCCCAAAATATTAG
- a CDS encoding amino acid ABC transporter substrate-binding protein: MKKKRSIGKSLLIAVLLLSAVLFTYTASFAQPAPQSIRIGTVVPLTGRMASGGKDLKAGYEIAVKHINTNGGVMVKELGKKLPIELIVLDDESDPVKTTARLDKLYSVDKVVAYMGGYSSLLNVAGLSAGEKNKVPWIGVTIAVEGPFKRGFKYIFAPFSMSSDQVKAFFDLLDSIPKNERPTKIAYFEEQSDWGLESGKYLRELAKAKGYAVVVDQKFASAANDFSSLVLAAKAAGADALYSVPTPPQSMVLVRQMKQLDYAPKVTTLIRGPDLTTYWDALGADANYILSDGNWQENMPYPNNKKLVQDYHAAFPQEKNIGLPVGAAYAAVQILADSIERAGSLDREKLRAAIGATNMVTVRGPVKFRSNGTGIVKYGLRQWQNGKNELVSPPDVATAKFLMASPWNKR; encoded by the coding sequence ATGAAAAAAAAGAGGTCGATTGGAAAGTCATTGTTGATTGCCGTTTTGCTGTTGTCGGCGGTCCTTTTCACTTACACGGCCAGTTTCGCCCAGCCTGCCCCTCAGAGCATCAGGATCGGCACGGTAGTGCCTTTGACCGGCCGGATGGCTTCGGGGGGAAAGGATTTGAAAGCGGGATATGAGATCGCCGTGAAGCACATCAATACTAATGGCGGGGTTATGGTGAAAGAGCTGGGGAAAAAACTGCCCATAGAGTTGATCGTGCTGGATGATGAATCTGACCCGGTAAAAACGACGGCGAGACTCGACAAGCTTTATTCTGTTGATAAAGTCGTGGCTTACATGGGCGGGTATTCATCGCTGCTCAATGTGGCCGGATTGTCTGCGGGCGAAAAAAATAAGGTGCCCTGGATCGGCGTGACCATCGCTGTTGAAGGCCCATTCAAGAGGGGATTCAAGTACATCTTTGCCCCTTTTTCCATGAGCAGCGATCAGGTGAAGGCCTTCTTCGACCTCTTGGATTCGATCCCCAAGAATGAGAGGCCTACTAAGATAGCCTACTTTGAAGAACAGAGTGACTGGGGGTTGGAGTCCGGAAAATATCTGCGTGAGCTGGCCAAGGCAAAGGGTTACGCTGTTGTGGTCGATCAAAAGTTTGCCTCCGCCGCCAATGATTTCTCTTCCCTTGTCCTGGCGGCTAAAGCAGCCGGAGCAGATGCCCTGTACTCTGTTCCCACACCGCCGCAGAGCATGGTTCTGGTCCGCCAGATGAAACAGCTCGACTATGCTCCTAAAGTGACTACCCTGATAAGAGGGCCGGACCTGACCACCTACTGGGATGCCCTGGGGGCGGACGCAAACTACATCCTCTCTGACGGCAACTGGCAGGAAAATATGCCCTATCCCAACAACAAAAAATTGGTCCAGGACTACCACGCCGCTTTTCCCCAGGAGAAAAATATAGGCCTCCCGGTGGGCGCAGCCTATGCGGCGGTGCAGATTCTGGCCGATTCCATAGAAAGAGCAGGGAGCCTGGACAGAGAGAAACTCAGGGCGGCCATAGGGGCCACCAATATGGTAACCGTCCGCGGGCCGGTGAAATTCAGATCCAATGGGACCGGGATCGTCAAATATGGGTTGCGTCAATGGCAGAACGGCAAGAATGAGCTCGTCTCTCCGCCTGATGTTGCCACAGCCAAATTCCTCATGGCGTCACCCTGGAACAAGAGATAG
- a CDS encoding molybdopterin-dependent oxidoreductase, with the protein MQEISFRLNGVRRKVITDPQKKLLEVIRKDLKLVGTKEGCSEGYCGTCTVLLDGKATLACRVPVSKVQGRSVTTIEGLGTIDRPHPLQLAFARAGAIQCGFCTPGLILRSKALLDENPRPERPEIEKALQPHLCRCTGYQKIFEAVELAASVLRGETGPISLKTEGGLIGKPVVRIDALEKATGTALYADDIAVDGCCFMKVLRSPHPQARILKIDKREAGQAAGVVAVLTAEDVGGTNILKMAGDDQPLLCKDKVRFIGDPVAAVVALSEGEALQALDLIQVVYEPLEPVLTPWEALREGAPKVHDDRGNLFFQQPIIFGEAGKGFAEADFTVEAKYTTQTVDHAYLEPDTGIAFIHENGQLVIISGSQNIHAHRKTIAGAIGLSIDQVRVIQPSMGGAFGGHLDVSVGGLLGLAAWKLKRPVKLVYTRKETFQATTKRHPFYLDLKIGAAKDGTFTGLQGEVLVDGGAYKSFSNSVTTRGLAHASGPYRFPQAHLLGKAVYTNTAVRGAMRGFGVPQTIFALESAIDELALKMEIDPLELRLKNAFVPGDVTICGQTLVGAFGFRECLETLRPLYLQALREAKNNGDDGVKRGVGLAGIWFGPGRSAPDQSEAWAELLPDDRLQIWIGAADMGQGAETLFWQIAAETMGFPLERVLICTTDTRFTPDGNFSAGSRQTYVSGRAVQMAVEELKKTMGGNGAHSYEQMKAKGLPILFKAVNRPETTKLDPQNGHGVPWETYSFGVQMAEVAVEVKTGKVKVLKVTAVNDLGTVINRQIVEGQIEGAIVMGLGYALTEEFVYNDTDSFAKFRIPRAKDTPRMKVITLNIPREKGPFGASGAAEYADAPTAPAIMNAIANACGARIRDLPATPEKVKEALGDIGRR; encoded by the coding sequence ATGCAGGAGATAAGTTTCCGACTTAACGGGGTCCGAAGGAAGGTAATTACCGATCCTCAAAAGAAACTCTTAGAGGTGATTCGGAAGGACCTGAAGCTGGTTGGAACCAAAGAGGGTTGCTCGGAGGGATATTGCGGCACCTGCACGGTGCTGTTGGACGGAAAGGCCACGCTGGCCTGCCGGGTGCCCGTATCCAAGGTGCAGGGACGGTCGGTGACCACCATCGAAGGTCTGGGCACGATTGACCGACCCCATCCCCTGCAACTGGCCTTTGCCAGGGCCGGGGCCATTCAATGCGGGTTCTGCACACCGGGCCTGATCCTCCGTTCCAAGGCCCTCCTCGATGAAAACCCGAGACCCGAACGGCCGGAAATTGAAAAGGCCCTCCAACCCCATCTTTGCCGCTGTACCGGTTATCAGAAAATCTTCGAGGCCGTCGAATTGGCGGCCTCGGTCCTGAGAGGGGAAACAGGTCCCATTTCTCTCAAAACAGAAGGAGGACTCATCGGAAAACCGGTGGTCCGGATCGATGCCTTAGAGAAGGCTACCGGTACGGCCCTCTACGCTGATGATATCGCTGTTGACGGCTGCTGCTTCATGAAGGTCTTGAGGAGCCCTCATCCTCAGGCCCGAATTCTAAAAATAGACAAGAGGGAGGCCGGGCAGGCCGCCGGGGTGGTGGCGGTCCTGACGGCCGAGGATGTGGGCGGGACCAATATCCTGAAGATGGCCGGGGACGATCAGCCGCTGCTCTGTAAGGACAAGGTCCGGTTTATAGGGGACCCCGTGGCCGCCGTGGTGGCCCTATCCGAGGGGGAGGCCTTACAGGCCCTTGATTTAATCCAGGTGGTCTACGAGCCGCTGGAACCGGTGCTGACCCCCTGGGAGGCGCTGCGGGAGGGGGCCCCGAAGGTGCATGACGACCGGGGTAACCTGTTTTTTCAACAGCCGATTATTTTTGGTGAGGCCGGAAAGGGTTTCGCGGAGGCCGATTTTACCGTCGAGGCGAAATATACGACCCAGACGGTTGATCATGCCTACCTCGAGCCGGATACGGGAATCGCTTTTATCCATGAAAACGGCCAACTGGTGATTATCTCGGGAAGCCAGAATATCCACGCCCATCGGAAAACAATCGCCGGGGCCATCGGACTTTCCATCGACCAGGTGCGGGTGATCCAACCGTCCATGGGAGGCGCCTTCGGCGGGCATCTGGACGTCTCGGTCGGCGGTCTTCTGGGCCTGGCCGCCTGGAAACTGAAGAGGCCGGTGAAGCTGGTCTATACCAGGAAGGAGACCTTCCAGGCCACGACCAAGCGGCATCCCTTTTACCTGGACCTGAAAATCGGGGCCGCGAAGGACGGCACTTTTACCGGCCTGCAAGGTGAGGTGTTAGTCGATGGCGGGGCCTACAAGTCTTTTTCCAACAGCGTCACCACCCGGGGTCTGGCCCATGCCAGCGGGCCCTACCGGTTTCCCCAGGCCCATCTTCTGGGAAAAGCGGTTTACACCAACACGGCCGTCCGGGGGGCCATGCGGGGGTTCGGTGTACCCCAAACGATTTTCGCCCTCGAATCGGCCATTGATGAACTGGCCTTGAAAATGGAAATCGACCCGCTGGAACTGCGTCTCAAGAATGCCTTTGTCCCGGGCGATGTAACCATCTGCGGGCAGACTCTGGTGGGCGCCTTTGGGTTCCGGGAATGTTTGGAAACCCTGCGGCCTCTTTACCTTCAGGCCCTGAGAGAGGCGAAAAATAATGGAGACGACGGGGTGAAACGCGGAGTCGGACTGGCCGGCATCTGGTTCGGGCCAGGCCGCAGCGCCCCCGATCAATCCGAAGCCTGGGCCGAGCTGTTGCCGGATGACCGGCTGCAGATTTGGATCGGTGCCGCCGACATGGGCCAGGGAGCAGAAACGCTTTTCTGGCAGATCGCGGCCGAGACCATGGGCTTTCCCCTTGAACGGGTCCTGATTTGCACCACCGATACCCGATTCACACCCGACGGTAATTTTTCCGCGGGCAGTCGTCAGACCTATGTCTCGGGCCGGGCGGTCCAAATGGCGGTCGAGGAATTGAAAAAAACCATGGGGGGTAACGGGGCCCACAGTTATGAACAAATGAAAGCCAAGGGTTTGCCCATCCTCTTTAAGGCGGTCAACCGGCCGGAAACGACCAAGTTGGATCCCCAAAATGGTCATGGCGTACCCTGGGAGACATACTCCTTCGGAGTCCAGATGGCGGAAGTGGCCGTGGAGGTGAAGACCGGCAAGGTAAAGGTGTTGAAGGTGACGGCGGTGAATGATCTGGGCACGGTAATCAACCGGCAGATTGTGGAGGGGCAGATCGAGGGGGCGATCGTGATGGGCCTGGGCTATGCCTTGACCGAGGAGTTTGTTTACAACGACACCGATAGTTTTGCCAAATTCCGGATCCCCCGGGCCAAGGACACCCCCCGGATGAAGGTGATCACCCTGAACATCCCCAGGGAGAAAGGCCCTTTCGGGGCCTCGGGCGCGGCGGAATATGCCGATGCGCCCACGGCCCCGGCCATTATGAATGCTATTGCCAATGCCTGCGGGGCCCGTATCCGGGACCTGCCGGCAACGCCTGAAAAGGTCAAAGAGGCATTGGGGGATATTGGACGCAGATGA
- a CDS encoding electron transfer flavoprotein subunit alpha/FixB family protein, producing the protein MNELLLLVESKEGLPDKTTLELIRGGSDLAKELGIDTSAVVVGHETPSLAESVASYGLKKIYRLEHPMLSGFQPDAWVGALEWLCRQIGPRIFLASHSFVGKEVAPRLACRLKTELTTDCIGLKIDPQDGLLIRTKPIYGGNAIAALKCAGLPQMVTVRKNIFEPMEPVDTRSELVDLVPDLDESIIKVRSLKIVPEEVVELDKAHVVISGGRGVVEKEDFDMLKALAAALNKSSGNVTMVGCSRPVVDKCWLSSDHQVGLTGSIIAPDIYVAVGISGAIQHLVGMIRSKKIIAINTDPGCNMFKVADYGVVEDYKVLIPALVKKLEE; encoded by the coding sequence ATGAATGAGCTTTTACTGTTGGTTGAATCCAAAGAGGGATTGCCGGATAAGACAACCCTGGAACTCATACGGGGGGGAAGCGACCTGGCTAAGGAGTTGGGTATCGACACATCAGCCGTAGTGGTGGGCCATGAAACCCCATCATTAGCAGAATCGGTGGCCTCCTACGGACTGAAGAAGATTTACAGACTGGAGCACCCAATGCTTTCAGGTTTTCAACCTGACGCCTGGGTGGGGGCCCTGGAGTGGCTATGCCGGCAAATCGGCCCCCGGATATTTCTCGCCAGCCACTCGTTTGTGGGAAAGGAAGTGGCCCCCAGGCTGGCCTGCCGGTTGAAAACGGAGCTCACCACGGATTGCATAGGCCTCAAGATCGATCCCCAGGACGGCCTTCTTATTCGCACCAAGCCTATTTACGGGGGTAACGCCATCGCCGCCCTGAAGTGCGCCGGCCTTCCTCAGATGGTCACCGTCAGGAAAAATATCTTTGAGCCCATGGAACCAGTCGATACCCGGAGTGAATTGGTGGACCTGGTTCCCGATCTCGATGAATCGATCATCAAGGTCAGGTCGTTGAAGATTGTCCCGGAAGAAGTTGTTGAACTGGACAAGGCCCATGTCGTCATATCCGGGGGAAGAGGGGTCGTGGAGAAAGAGGATTTTGACATGCTTAAAGCCTTGGCCGCGGCCCTGAACAAATCCTCCGGGAATGTGACCATGGTCGGCTGCAGCCGACCGGTGGTTGATAAATGCTGGCTGTCCTCCGACCACCAGGTCGGTTTGACCGGTTCGATCATTGCCCCGGATATCTATGTGGCCGTCGGGATATCGGGAGCCATTCAACATCTGGTGGGTATGATAAGGTCCAAGAAGATCATTGCCATCAATACGGACCCCGGCTGCAATATGTTTAAAGTCGCCGATTACGGCGTTGTGGAAGATTATAAGGTGCTCATACCGGCTTTGGTAAAGAAATTGGAGGAGTGA
- a CDS encoding 4Fe-4S dicluster domain-containing protein, whose amino-acid sequence MTPGRELFWEIGEVWIFYVMAVLAVGLLLVGVAAYINVWLKSAPGNRTAFSRQALKETLLDTFLGRGAFRGDLSAGLMHLFIFLGFVILFMGTSLLAVHEYVHPYLKGKPYLFFEASMEAGGLILLAGLIWALVRRYLQRIPRLERRPEDALVPLWLLMVILSGFFLEGARLAAQKPSWAHWSFVGSLMAGLIAAKAAGPAYPYLWWGHAVLSLGFIALIPFTKLFHIIGGPAAFYLHHSAGEPSEISLSVEDGEEAADIGEVVFFDACMRCGRCAQVCPSAGAGEPFAPRDFVQAQRRALWQEHSPIGDVRFLNQEQPIDSQAAWYCTTCAACLEVCPVYGAAFKVVSKKRTLLIEEGKDVPDLMNQTLERLFNYENPWVASKRDRAAWAKGLDVPVLTRGGDEKPLCYFVGCTTSYDARAQEIAKAFTSILKQAGVPFGILGDKEPCCGDIARVVGEVGLFQEKKENCQELFDQYGIEEVVTSSPHCFHNFLNEYSGRQFGVRPYPLVIRELIAQGKLKLKKSVNLTVTYHDPCYLGRHNRIFEEPRGIIRSIPGLKLIEMTHHGADSLCCGGGGGRMWQGSELRGEARMSEIRIKEARATGAEVLITACPLCLIMLEDALKTVGLEGQLKVMDLNELVLQSLE is encoded by the coding sequence ATGACACCAGGAAGAGAATTGTTTTGGGAGATCGGGGAAGTTTGGATCTTCTATGTTATGGCTGTCTTGGCCGTAGGTCTCCTGCTGGTCGGTGTTGCGGCTTATATCAATGTGTGGCTAAAAAGCGCACCGGGAAACAGGACCGCTTTTTCACGACAGGCTTTAAAGGAAACCCTTCTGGATACTTTTTTGGGGCGGGGTGCCTTTAGGGGGGATCTGTCCGCCGGTCTCATGCACTTGTTTATTTTCTTGGGATTTGTCATTTTGTTTATGGGCACGTCCCTGCTGGCCGTACACGAGTATGTGCACCCTTACCTGAAGGGCAAGCCCTATCTTTTCTTTGAAGCCTCCATGGAAGCGGGGGGGCTTATCCTCCTGGCCGGCCTTATCTGGGCCCTGGTCCGTCGGTACCTTCAACGTATCCCGAGGCTCGAACGCAGGCCGGAAGACGCCCTGGTGCCTCTATGGTTGCTCATGGTGATCTTGTCAGGTTTCTTTTTGGAAGGGGCGAGATTGGCGGCGCAAAAGCCGTCTTGGGCTCATTGGTCCTTTGTGGGGTCATTGATGGCCGGTTTAATCGCCGCTAAGGCGGCAGGGCCGGCCTACCCCTATCTGTGGTGGGGTCACGCCGTGTTGAGTCTGGGATTCATCGCCCTCATCCCTTTTACCAAGCTGTTTCACATCATCGGAGGACCGGCGGCCTTTTACCTCCATCATTCCGCTGGGGAACCAAGCGAAATATCTTTATCGGTTGAGGATGGCGAGGAAGCAGCGGATATCGGCGAGGTCGTATTTTTTGATGCCTGCATGCGCTGCGGTCGCTGCGCCCAGGTCTGTCCCTCGGCCGGTGCCGGTGAGCCTTTCGCGCCCCGCGATTTTGTCCAAGCCCAGCGACGAGCCCTCTGGCAGGAACATTCTCCGATCGGAGACGTCCGCTTTCTAAACCAGGAGCAGCCTATAGACAGCCAGGCGGCTTGGTACTGTACCACTTGCGCCGCTTGTTTGGAAGTCTGCCCGGTTTACGGGGCGGCCTTCAAAGTGGTCTCCAAAAAAAGGACCCTGCTGATCGAAGAGGGGAAAGATGTGCCCGACTTGATGAACCAGACCCTGGAAAGGCTTTTTAATTACGAGAATCCCTGGGTGGCCTCCAAGAGGGACAGGGCGGCCTGGGCCAAAGGCCTGGATGTTCCTGTGCTGACCAGGGGAGGCGATGAGAAACCCCTTTGCTACTTTGTGGGCTGCACGACGTCTTATGATGCCCGGGCCCAGGAAATAGCCAAGGCCTTCACGAGTATTCTGAAACAGGCCGGTGTCCCCTTCGGGATCCTGGGCGACAAGGAGCCCTGCTGCGGGGACATCGCCCGGGTAGTCGGAGAAGTAGGTCTGTTTCAGGAGAAGAAGGAAAACTGCCAGGAGCTTTTTGACCAGTACGGCATCGAAGAAGTGGTGACCTCCTCTCCCCATTGCTTCCACAACTTTCTCAACGAATATTCGGGGCGGCAATTCGGCGTAAGACCCTATCCTTTGGTCATAAGGGAACTGATCGCCCAGGGGAAGCTTAAATTAAAAAAGTCTGTCAATCTTACCGTGACCTATCACGATCCCTGCTATCTCGGACGTCACAATCGCATCTTTGAGGAGCCACGGGGAATTATTCGCTCCATCCCCGGCCTGAAACTGATCGAGATGACCCACCATGGTGCCGACAGCCTCTGCTGCGGCGGCGGAGGGGGAAGGATGTGGCAAGGGTCGGAATTGCGGGGTGAGGCCAGAATGAGTGAAATAAGGATTAAAGAAGCCCGGGCAACCGGGGCGGAGGTCCTGATCACCGCCTGTCCTTTATGTCTCATCATGCTGGAAGATGCCTTAAAGACCGTCGGCTTGGAAGGGCAACTGAAGGTCATGGATCTTAATGAATTGGTGTTGCAGTCATTGGAATAG
- a CDS encoding electron transfer flavoprotein subunit beta/FixA family protein, giving the protein MKEIRIIVCAKQIPDPEAPFSNVTVNVEKKEVIVDAPDVISPYDENALEAAIRIKEEVGGKITVLSLGRKVSDTVLRKTLAAGADALILIEDPAFERLDSNSVAYVLSRAIQKIGEYDLILTGRQAGDWDSGQVGLILAEMLGIPTISLARSIKVDDGRVLVEKTIPVGYEVVEAGLPALVTVSNEVGELRYVSRTRMMGLLKRPIPIPKWGSKDLVTDLEILKKVQLIELSPPPDMRRECAFIEGASPEDKADKLAAVFKEIG; this is encoded by the coding sequence ATGAAAGAAATACGCATCATTGTCTGTGCCAAACAGATTCCCGATCCGGAGGCGCCCTTCTCAAACGTTACGGTCAACGTGGAGAAAAAAGAGGTCATCGTCGACGCCCCGGATGTGATCAGCCCCTACGATGAAAATGCCCTGGAAGCGGCCATCAGGATAAAAGAAGAGGTGGGGGGAAAGATAACCGTCTTGAGCCTGGGCCGGAAGGTTTCGGATACGGTCCTGCGAAAGACCCTGGCCGCCGGGGCCGACGCCTTGATCCTTATTGAAGATCCGGCCTTCGAGAGGCTTGACAGTAATTCCGTGGCCTACGTGCTTTCCCGGGCGATCCAGAAGATCGGCGAGTATGATCTTATCCTGACCGGGAGACAGGCGGGAGACTGGGACTCCGGGCAAGTAGGTTTGATCCTCGCTGAAATGCTGGGCATTCCGACCATCAGCCTGGCCCGTTCGATAAAGGTGGACGATGGCCGTGTGCTGGTGGAAAAGACCATCCCCGTGGGCTATGAGGTGGTCGAGGCAGGACTGCCGGCCCTGGTTACGGTGAGTAATGAGGTGGGGGAGCTGCGCTACGTTTCCAGAACCAGGATGATGGGCCTCCTGAAACGGCCCATCCCCATACCGAAATGGGGGTCCAAGGACCTGGTCACTGACCTGGAAATCCTTAAGAAGGTGCAACTTATCGAGCTGTCACCGCCCCCGGACATGAGGCGGGAGTGTGCGTTTATAGAAGGGGCATCGCCTGAAGATAAGGCGGACAAGCTGGCCGCTGTTTTCAAAGAAATCGGATGA